Proteins from one Rosa chinensis cultivar Old Blush chromosome 7, RchiOBHm-V2, whole genome shotgun sequence genomic window:
- the LOC112176519 gene encoding uncharacterized protein LOC112176519: MNRFGSYEQNAMTGFEGMKMVDSVVCPKPRRLSALNPSLNDSIRPPCRFFNHYQSEIEDSQAASELLDLILNKGDSGGERSMKQLASSPPFFCGSPPSRASNPVIQDEQFGSSKVGGALSRRRRGATEDVSG, translated from the exons ATGAACAGATTCGGTTCTTACGAGCAGAACGCCATGACAGGCTTTGAGGGGATGAAGATGGTGGATTCAGTTGTGTGCCCAAAACCGCGTCGTTTAAGCGCCTTAAATCCGTCGCTTAACGACTCCATCAGACCTCCTTGTAGATTCTTCAA TCACTACCAATCAGAGATTGAAGATTCTCAAGCAGCGTCCGAGCTTCTGGACCTGATTCTCAATAAG GGGGATAGTGGAGGTGAGAGATCCATGAAGCAATTGGCTTCGTCGCCACCCTTCTTTTGCGGGTCTCCGCCGAGCCGGGCATCCAACCCGGTCATCCAAGATGAGCAGTTTGGGAGCAGCAAGGTTGGGGGGGCCCTTTCTCGCCGACGGCGGGGCGCAACGGAGGATGTGTCCGGATGA